The following are encoded in a window of Phaseolus vulgaris cultivar G19833 chromosome 3, P. vulgaris v2.0, whole genome shotgun sequence genomic DNA:
- the LOC137808760 gene encoding la-related protein 6C isoform X2 — translation MAQVQPEKKIHDNSEKDTQETGNSSFKFNAQAPEFVPRSQSQMPISGYFYPCFQILGGCGDSDWFFVGDQDPSCLIPTASVALPNSSKNILTPDLQQKIVKQVEYQFSDMSLLANESFQKQMNKDPEGYVPITVIASTKKVKSLVNNVHVLTQAIRSSSKLVLSTDGKKVKRKHPFTEKEKEDLQSRTVVAENLPDDHSHQNLQKIFSTVGSVKTIRICHPQEPNTSRPKSDFFVSNKLHALVEYETSDIADKAVEKLNDERNWRKGMRVRLLLRCSPKSVLKCRKSEFDGYLDDDEALNSEIAEDSSHSNNAEFFDTNVDENTVGSKKGWARGRGKGRGRTQGRGLLAPPSQSSSTVLCDVHTKPNAKGPRMPDGTRGFTMGRGKPISPPALVVSSQD, via the exons ATGGCACAGGTCCAacctgaaaagaagatccaTGACAACTCAGAAAAAGACACCCAAGAAACTGGCAACTCCAGCTTCAAATTCAATGCCCAAGCGCCCGAATTTGTCCCAAGATCACAATCCCAGATGCCCATTTCCGGTTACTTCTATCCATGTTTCCAGATTCTCGGTGGCTGTGGTGATTCTGATTGGTTCTTTGTTGGGGACCAGGATCCTTCTTGTCTGATCCCCACCGCCAGTGTTGCGCTACCCAATTCCTCTAAGAATATCCTTACCCCTGATCTTCAGCAAAAGATCGTCAAACAG GTGGAATATCAGTTCAGCGACATGAGTTTGCTAGCAAATGAATCTTTCCAGAAGCAGATGAATAAAGATCCTGAAGGATATG TTCCAATAACCGTGATTGCTTCTACTAAAAAGGTTAAATCCCTCGTTAATAACGTTCATGTGCTTACCCAAGCTATCCGTTCATCTTCAAAACTA GTTTTGAGCACTGATGGCAAGAAGGTTAAACGCAAACACCCTTTCACTGAGAAGGAAAAAGAGGACTTGCAG TCTCGCACTGTTGTTGCAGAAAATTTACCTGACGATCATTCCCATCAGAATCTTCAGAAAATATTTAGTACAGTTGGGAG CGTGAAAACGATTAGAATATGCCATCCTCAGGAGCCTAATACTTCTCGCCCAAAGTCTGATTTTTTTGTTAGTAATAAG CTCCATGCACTTGTGGAATATGAGACATCAGATATTGCTGACAAAGCT GTTGAGAAGTTAAATGATGAAAGGAATTGGAGGAAAGGGATGCGAGTAAGGCTGCTCCTAAGATGCTCG CCAAAATCTGTTCTGAAGTGTAGAAAGTCTGAATTTGATGGATATCTAGATGATGATGAAGCTCTAAATTCTGAAATTGCTGAGGATTCCTCTCACTCAAACAATGCTGAATTCTTTGATACAAAT GTTGATGAAAACACAGTAGGATCTAAGAAGGGATGGGCTAGAGGACGTGGAAAGGGGAGAGGACGCACTCAAGGACGTGGTCTGCTTGCTCCACCATCTCAATCAAGCAGCACTGTTCTGTGTGATGTTCATACTAAACCAAATGCCAAGGGCCCCAGAATGCCAGATGGGACAAGAGGCTTTACCATGGGACGTGGAAAGCCAATTAGTCCCCCTGCTCTAGTGGTCTCATCTCAAGATTGA
- the LOC137808760 gene encoding la-related protein 6C isoform X1, whose amino-acid sequence MAQVQPEKKIHDNSEKDTQETGNSSFKFNAQAPEFVPRSQSQMPISGYFYPCFQILGGCGDSDWFFVGDQDPSCLIPTASVALPNSSKNILTPDLQQKIVKQVEYQFSDMSLLANESFQKQMNKDPEGYVPITVIASTKKVKSLVNNVHVLTQAIRSSSKLVLSTDGKKVKRKHPFTEKEKEDLQVNKLYVFLVFIRMDGVEVSSHCSIVHVSFSFLLQSRTVVAENLPDDHSHQNLQKIFSTVGSVKTIRICHPQEPNTSRPKSDFFVSNKLHALVEYETSDIADKAVEKLNDERNWRKGMRVRLLLRCSPKSVLKCRKSEFDGYLDDDEALNSEIAEDSSHSNNAEFFDTNVDENTVGSKKGWARGRGKGRGRTQGRGLLAPPSQSSSTVLCDVHTKPNAKGPRMPDGTRGFTMGRGKPISPPALVVSSQD is encoded by the exons ATGGCACAGGTCCAacctgaaaagaagatccaTGACAACTCAGAAAAAGACACCCAAGAAACTGGCAACTCCAGCTTCAAATTCAATGCCCAAGCGCCCGAATTTGTCCCAAGATCACAATCCCAGATGCCCATTTCCGGTTACTTCTATCCATGTTTCCAGATTCTCGGTGGCTGTGGTGATTCTGATTGGTTCTTTGTTGGGGACCAGGATCCTTCTTGTCTGATCCCCACCGCCAGTGTTGCGCTACCCAATTCCTCTAAGAATATCCTTACCCCTGATCTTCAGCAAAAGATCGTCAAACAG GTGGAATATCAGTTCAGCGACATGAGTTTGCTAGCAAATGAATCTTTCCAGAAGCAGATGAATAAAGATCCTGAAGGATATG TTCCAATAACCGTGATTGCTTCTACTAAAAAGGTTAAATCCCTCGTTAATAACGTTCATGTGCTTACCCAAGCTATCCGTTCATCTTCAAAACTA GTTTTGAGCACTGATGGCAAGAAGGTTAAACGCAAACACCCTTTCACTGAGAAGGAAAAAGAGGACTTGCAGGTAAACAAATTGTatgtttttttggtttttattcGCATGGATGGTGTTGAAGTTTCTTCTCATTGTAGCATAGTGCAtgtatctttttcttttctcttgcAGTCTCGCACTGTTGTTGCAGAAAATTTACCTGACGATCATTCCCATCAGAATCTTCAGAAAATATTTAGTACAGTTGGGAG CGTGAAAACGATTAGAATATGCCATCCTCAGGAGCCTAATACTTCTCGCCCAAAGTCTGATTTTTTTGTTAGTAATAAG CTCCATGCACTTGTGGAATATGAGACATCAGATATTGCTGACAAAGCT GTTGAGAAGTTAAATGATGAAAGGAATTGGAGGAAAGGGATGCGAGTAAGGCTGCTCCTAAGATGCTCG CCAAAATCTGTTCTGAAGTGTAGAAAGTCTGAATTTGATGGATATCTAGATGATGATGAAGCTCTAAATTCTGAAATTGCTGAGGATTCCTCTCACTCAAACAATGCTGAATTCTTTGATACAAAT GTTGATGAAAACACAGTAGGATCTAAGAAGGGATGGGCTAGAGGACGTGGAAAGGGGAGAGGACGCACTCAAGGACGTGGTCTGCTTGCTCCACCATCTCAATCAAGCAGCACTGTTCTGTGTGATGTTCATACTAAACCAAATGCCAAGGGCCCCAGAATGCCAGATGGGACAAGAGGCTTTACCATGGGACGTGGAAAGCCAATTAGTCCCCCTGCTCTAGTGGTCTCATCTCAAGATTGA
- the LOC137808763 gene encoding peroxidase 10-like, translating to MTCRVVKIPFTFFFLLVTLVPLVHMFPFGTNQLDINFYDRSCPNLAMIVRYGVWSAVRDDKRMAASLLRLHFHDCIVNGCDASVLLDDTPYFTGEKNALPNHNSLRGFEVIDDIKEHVERMCPATVSCADILALAAREAIRMVGGPSWDVALGRRDAITTSKEAAEQQLPSPIEPLQNITAKFYSKGLELRDVVALSGGHTIGFAQCFTFKGRLFDFQGSGRPDPVLDSSLLTTLQSMCPNEDTSNTNLAPLDASSTFMFDNEYYRNLIYNTGLLQSDQVLARDRRTAAMVYYYSNNRFAFYDDFSQSMERLSNVGVLTGMEGEIRGKCGYVN from the exons ATGACTTGTAGAGTTGTCAAAATCCCcttcactttcttctttttGCTTGTTACCTTGGTTCCTCTTGTTCATATGTTTCCCTTTGGTACAAACCAGCTCGACATCAACTTCTACGATAGATCATGCCCCAACTTGGCCATGATTGTTAGATATGGTGTTTGGTCAGCCGTGAGAGATGACAAAAGAATGGCTGCGTCCCTTCTTCGGTTACACTTTCACGATTGCATAGTAAAT GGTTGTGATGCTTCGGTGCTTCTTGATGATACACCATATTTCACGGGTGAAAAGAATGCTCTTCCTAATCACAATTCACTTCGAGGGTTCGAAGTCATTGATGACATAAAAGAACATGTTGAAAGAATGTGTCCAGCAACAGTCTCATGTGCTGATATATTAGCATTAGCAGCTAGGGAAGCCATTCGTATG GTTGGAGGGCCTTCTTGGGATGTTGCATTAGGGCGAAGAGATGCAATAACAACCAGTAAGGAGGCAGCTGAGCAACAACTTCCCTCACCAATTGAGCCTCTACAAAACATCACTGCAAAGTTTTACTCCAAGGGTCTTGAACTGAGGGATGTTGTAGCCCTTTCAG GAGGACATACAATTGGTTTTGCCCAATGCTTCACCTTCAAAGGGAGACTTTTTGACTTTCAAGGCTCTGGCAGACCTGATCCCGTGCTTGATTCTTCACTTCTGACAACACTGCAAAGCATGTGCCCAAATGAAGACACTTCAAACACCAATCTTGCACCTCTTGATGCTTCAAGTACCTTCATGTTCGACAATGAGTACTATAGAAATCTCATCTACAACACAGGCCTTCTACAGTCTGACCAAGTACTAGCTAGGGATCGAAGAACTGCTGCTATGGTTTATTATTACAGCAACAACCGTTTTGCCTTCTATGATGATTTTTCCCAATCCATGGAGAGGCTTAGTAATGTAGGAGTACTTACAGGAATGGAGGGAGAAATTAGAGGCAAATGTGGCTATGTAAACTAA
- the LOC137808762 gene encoding transcription factor HHO6-like isoform X2 produces MGSVPAELSLDLRPSSVPKTITDFLRHLSSASDRLATLHDFLARLEDELRKIHAFKRELPLSMLLLNDAISLLKAESQKCRPRDSPPALEEFIPLKKEHDRNDGNNHNDDNDNDNECRDKRNWLSSVQLWNNTTTNNNASDRKQQQQLHKLETKKIEEGQSVGEDPFQSCSNRNGGRRAFMPFSRPSSSSSSVPVATMGLAAATKEEKEESVMNRLCLQTPSSVKEGCGSRGSRSSSNRAVSSSSPPTVHPSLRASSLQQTARKQRRCWSPELHRRFVNALQKLGGSQATPKQIRELMQVDGLTNDEVKSHLQKYRLHTRRVPSASGNQPVVVLGGLWMSQDQYNESSKVSSSGSGSPQSPLHLTAGSGGGTSPSMEDDEDARSESYSWKSHMHKPGKVDV; encoded by the exons ATGGGTTCGGTTCCGGCAGAACTGAGCTTGGATTTGAGACCCTCCTCTGTCCCCAAAACCATCACCGATTTCCTCCGCCACCTCTCCTCCGCCTCCGACCGCCTCGCCACTCTCCACGATTTCCTCGCGCGCTTGGAAGACGAGCTCCGCAAGATCCACGCCTTCAAGCGCGAGCTTCCTCTCTCCATGCTCCTCTTAAACGACG CAATTTCACTTCTCAAGGCGGAATCGCAGAAATGCCGGCCGCGTGATTCTCCGCCGGCGTTGGAGGAGTTCATTCCCTTGAAGAAGGAGCATGATCGTAACGACGGGAATAACCATAATGATGATAATGACAATGATAACGAATGCAGGGATAAGAGGAATTGGTTGAGTTCTGTTCAGCTTTGGAATAACACTACCACTAATAACAATGCATCCGATCGGAAACAGCAGCAACAACTTCATAAATTAGAAACCAAG AAAATTGAAGAAGGGCAATCTGTTGGTGAGGATCCTTTTCAGTCGTGTAGCAATAGAAATGGAGGAAGAAGGGCGTTTATGCCTTTCTCTAGGCCctcatcttcttcatcttctgtGCCGGTGGCAACAATGGGCCTGGCTGCTGCAACCAAagaagagaaggaagagagTGTTATGAATAGGCTTTGTCTTCAGACCCCTTCTTCTGTGAAAGAGGGGTGTGGTTCAAGGGGATCCAGAAGCAGTTCCAACAGGgctgtttcttcttcttctcctcctACGGTTCACCCCAGTTTGAGGGCATCATCGCTTCAGCAGACTGCCAGGAAGCAGAGGAGATGCTGGTCCCCTGAGTTGCACAGACGATTTGTTAATGCTTTGCAGAAACTAGGAGGTTCTCAGG caacaccaaaacaaattagaGAGCTGATGCAGGTTGATGGCCTGACTAACGATGAAGTGAAAAGCCACTTACAA AAATACCGACTTCATACGCGGAGAGTTCCATCAGCAAGTGGTAATCAGCCAGTTGTGGTTCTTGGAGGTTTGTGGATGTCTCAAGATCAGTACAACGAGTCCTCAAAAGTTAGCAGTTCAGGATCAGGTTCTCCTCAAAGTCCCCTTCATTTGACTGCAGGGTCTGGAGGGGGAACATCCCCAAGCATGGAAGATGATGAAGATGCAAGATCCGAGAGTTATAGTTGGAAAAGTCATATGCACAAACCTGGAAAAGTTGATGTATAG
- the LOC137808762 gene encoding transcription factor HHO6-like isoform X1: MGSVPAELSLDLRPSSVPKTITDFLRHLSSASDRLATLHDFLARLEDELRKIHAFKRELPLSMLLLNDAISLLKAESQKCRPRDSPPALEEFIPLKKEHDRNDGNNHNDDNDNDNECRDKRNWLSSVQLWNNTTTNNNASDRKQQQQLHKLETKKIEEGQSVGEDPFQSCSNRNGGRRAFMPFSRPSSSSSSVPVATMGLAAATKEEKEESVMNRLCLQTPSSVKEGCGSRGSRSSSNRAVSSSSPPTVHPSLRASSLQQTARKQRRCWSPELHRRFVNALQKLGGSQAATPKQIRELMQVDGLTNDEVKSHLQKYRLHTRRVPSASGNQPVVVLGGLWMSQDQYNESSKVSSSGSGSPQSPLHLTAGSGGGTSPSMEDDEDARSESYSWKSHMHKPGKVDV; encoded by the exons ATGGGTTCGGTTCCGGCAGAACTGAGCTTGGATTTGAGACCCTCCTCTGTCCCCAAAACCATCACCGATTTCCTCCGCCACCTCTCCTCCGCCTCCGACCGCCTCGCCACTCTCCACGATTTCCTCGCGCGCTTGGAAGACGAGCTCCGCAAGATCCACGCCTTCAAGCGCGAGCTTCCTCTCTCCATGCTCCTCTTAAACGACG CAATTTCACTTCTCAAGGCGGAATCGCAGAAATGCCGGCCGCGTGATTCTCCGCCGGCGTTGGAGGAGTTCATTCCCTTGAAGAAGGAGCATGATCGTAACGACGGGAATAACCATAATGATGATAATGACAATGATAACGAATGCAGGGATAAGAGGAATTGGTTGAGTTCTGTTCAGCTTTGGAATAACACTACCACTAATAACAATGCATCCGATCGGAAACAGCAGCAACAACTTCATAAATTAGAAACCAAG AAAATTGAAGAAGGGCAATCTGTTGGTGAGGATCCTTTTCAGTCGTGTAGCAATAGAAATGGAGGAAGAAGGGCGTTTATGCCTTTCTCTAGGCCctcatcttcttcatcttctgtGCCGGTGGCAACAATGGGCCTGGCTGCTGCAACCAAagaagagaaggaagagagTGTTATGAATAGGCTTTGTCTTCAGACCCCTTCTTCTGTGAAAGAGGGGTGTGGTTCAAGGGGATCCAGAAGCAGTTCCAACAGGgctgtttcttcttcttctcctcctACGGTTCACCCCAGTTTGAGGGCATCATCGCTTCAGCAGACTGCCAGGAAGCAGAGGAGATGCTGGTCCCCTGAGTTGCACAGACGATTTGTTAATGCTTTGCAGAAACTAGGAGGTTCTCAGG CAGcaacaccaaaacaaattagaGAGCTGATGCAGGTTGATGGCCTGACTAACGATGAAGTGAAAAGCCACTTACAA AAATACCGACTTCATACGCGGAGAGTTCCATCAGCAAGTGGTAATCAGCCAGTTGTGGTTCTTGGAGGTTTGTGGATGTCTCAAGATCAGTACAACGAGTCCTCAAAAGTTAGCAGTTCAGGATCAGGTTCTCCTCAAAGTCCCCTTCATTTGACTGCAGGGTCTGGAGGGGGAACATCCCCAAGCATGGAAGATGATGAAGATGCAAGATCCGAGAGTTATAGTTGGAAAAGTCATATGCACAAACCTGGAAAAGTTGATGTATAG